From the Alloalcanivorax dieselolei B5 genome, one window contains:
- a CDS encoding MFS transporter codes for MTSYCESPTPSPPLASRAGPRQWAGLAVLALPTLLLGLDVTLLYLAFPALAADLKPDSAQALWIMDIYGFFISGFLITMGTLGDRIGRRKLLMLGAGGFALASLLAAFASTAMQLIVARALLGFTGAALMPSTLALISNLFRDPSQRALAIGIWATMFALGMAAGPLVGGMLLDHFWWGSAFLVALPVVAVLWLCAPWLLPEYRDETSGRLDLPSVALSLLALLPLIYGVKHFARHGLDWQAVAALLIGVLGLLLFIKRQQRLADPLLDLSLFRGRSFTAALLILLVGLMGVGGAMLLVTQYLQLVSGLSPRIAGAWMGPPALAMLVAAISAPLLARRFPVGRVVAGALLFSVLGYLMLARVDAEARTIQVVSGFALIYLGLGAIAALGTDLVVAAAPPGKAGSAASLSETVQELGVALGVAVLGSLSSGLYRAGVTEQLAGTIPAVVRESLWEVVSMADRLPAGVLDQAREIFTQGLNLTALITAVGIGLLAMVPMIALPGGR; via the coding sequence ATGACCTCATACTGTGAATCCCCCACTCCTTCGCCACCATTGGCGAGCCGTGCCGGTCCACGCCAATGGGCTGGCCTCGCCGTTCTGGCGCTACCAACCCTGTTACTGGGTCTGGACGTGACGCTGCTCTATCTCGCCTTTCCGGCGCTGGCCGCGGACCTCAAGCCGGACAGCGCCCAGGCGCTGTGGATCATGGACATTTATGGCTTCTTCATCAGCGGTTTCCTGATCACCATGGGTACACTCGGCGACCGCATCGGGCGCCGTAAACTGCTGATGCTGGGCGCCGGCGGCTTTGCCCTGGCCTCATTGCTCGCCGCCTTCGCCAGCACCGCTATGCAACTGATCGTGGCGCGGGCGTTACTCGGTTTTACCGGAGCAGCCCTGATGCCCTCGACCCTGGCGCTGATCAGCAACTTGTTTCGTGACCCATCGCAGCGAGCGCTGGCCATCGGTATCTGGGCCACCATGTTCGCGCTGGGCATGGCCGCCGGCCCGTTGGTGGGCGGTATGCTTTTGGATCATTTCTGGTGGGGGTCGGCCTTTCTTGTGGCTCTGCCGGTGGTGGCGGTTCTGTGGCTCTGCGCCCCCTGGTTGCTCCCCGAATACCGCGATGAAACCAGCGGACGGCTGGACCTGCCCAGCGTGGCACTGTCCCTTCTGGCTCTACTGCCGCTGATCTACGGCGTTAAGCACTTCGCCAGGCACGGCCTGGACTGGCAAGCGGTCGCCGCACTGCTGATTGGTGTTCTCGGCCTGCTTTTGTTCATCAAACGACAGCAACGCCTTGCGGATCCCTTACTGGACTTGAGCCTGTTCCGTGGCCGCTCATTCACCGCGGCCCTGCTGATCCTGCTGGTGGGACTGATGGGAGTCGGCGGCGCCATGCTGCTGGTGACCCAATACCTGCAACTGGTCAGCGGCCTGTCTCCCCGCATCGCTGGTGCCTGGATGGGACCGCCAGCCCTGGCGATGCTGGTGGCGGCCATCAGCGCACCGCTACTGGCCCGACGCTTCCCGGTCGGACGGGTGGTGGCCGGAGCGCTGCTGTTCTCGGTGCTGGGATATCTGATGCTGGCCCGGGTGGACGCTGAAGCACGAACGATACAGGTCGTCAGCGGCTTTGCCCTGATCTATCTGGGCTTGGGCGCCATCGCCGCGCTGGGTACCGATCTGGTCGTGGCGGCGGCGCCACCAGGCAAAGCCGGCTCCGCGGCTTCGCTGTCCGAGACGGTACAGGAATTGGGGGTGGCACTGGGCGTCGCCGTGTTAGGCAGCCTCAGCAGTGGCCTCTATCGCGCCGGCGTTACCGAACAACTGGCCGGGACTATACCCGCGGTCGTCAGGGAAAGCCTTTGGGAGGTGGTGTCCATGGCGGACCGTCTACCCGCGGGAGTGCTCGATCAAGCGAGGGAGATTTTCACCCAGGGCCTCAACCTTACCGCCCTGATCACCGCCGTGGGCATCGGCCTTCTCGCCATGGTGCCAATGATCGCACTACCAGGCGGGCGCTGA
- a CDS encoding helix-turn-helix transcriptional regulator, protein MSPVKSLARTRRELAEFVRQRRERVTPAEVGLPSGPRRRTPGLRREEVAALAGVGITWYTWFEQGRDINVSETFLLNLSRVLKLDDEDCCHLFLLAQQRPPAYEARQATAVSPLTQAVLDQLAPCPAYVMNLRWDLVAWNPSADRWFGLNDRAATERNLLRLVFRDAGLRERMPDWEREARKLLANFRCDLAVAPEDPTMLAFVDDMRRLSEPFRHWWDEPDRHGYQRGISRLTGDDGRVRSLRHEMLIVDEHHHLRMLVYFDDDTRNGVGGTDSRRAIEG, encoded by the coding sequence ATGAGCCCGGTAAAATCACTGGCCCGCACCCGGCGCGAGCTTGCGGAATTCGTGCGGCAACGTCGCGAGCGTGTGACACCGGCGGAAGTGGGGCTGCCTTCCGGGCCCCGCCGCCGCACCCCGGGATTACGTCGGGAAGAGGTGGCGGCGCTCGCCGGTGTCGGCATCACCTGGTATACGTGGTTCGAGCAGGGCAGGGATATCAATGTCTCGGAAACCTTTCTCCTCAATCTGTCCCGGGTGCTGAAACTGGATGACGAGGACTGCTGCCATTTGTTCCTGCTGGCGCAACAGCGGCCGCCGGCCTATGAGGCCCGCCAGGCCACAGCGGTTTCCCCGTTAACGCAAGCGGTTCTGGATCAGCTTGCACCTTGTCCGGCCTATGTAATGAATTTGCGCTGGGATCTGGTAGCCTGGAACCCATCCGCGGATCGTTGGTTCGGGTTGAACGATCGCGCCGCCACCGAGCGCAACCTGCTGCGGCTGGTGTTTCGTGACGCCGGTTTGCGTGAACGAATGCCGGACTGGGAGCGGGAGGCGCGGAAGCTGCTGGCGAACTTTCGTTGCGATCTGGCGGTGGCGCCGGAGGATCCGACGATGCTGGCGTTTGTCGATGATATGAGACGGTTGTCGGAACCGTTCCGGCATTGGTGGGACGAGCCGGACCGGCACGGCTATCAACGTGGCATCAGCCGTCTGACAGGGGACGATGGCCGGGTGCGATCGCTAAGGCACGAGATGCTGATCGTGGATGAACACCATCATTTACGCATGTTGGTGTATTTCGATGATGACACCAGGAACGGTGTAGGCGGCACCGATTCCCGGCGGGCTATAGAGGGTTAA
- a CDS encoding acyl-CoA dehydrogenase family protein: MNFDHSEQTLELLARLQRFMDTYIAPREQEQHDWVTDPARVWQPWPGLEELKEKARAEGLWNLFLPKEYGDLSPGLSNLEYAPLCEIMGRIPWSAEVFNCSAPDTGNMEVLAKYGNAEQQEQWLKPLMDGEIRSAYLMTEPQVASSDATNIETEIKSDGDDYVINGRKWWISGIMDPRCKVLLLMGKTDPDAPRHQQQSTVIIPRDTPGIHIVRNLTVFGSLNSPGGEAELRLENVRIPKRNLILGEGCGFEIAQGRLGPGRIHHCMRSIGQAQRSLEIMARRVENRVAFGRKLSEQSSIRQDIARSFCDIEQARLLTLKAADRMDKYGNKDAKDLIAAIKVVAPQMAQNVTDRAIQAHGGMGVSDDTPIAHFFTLNRFVRIADGPDEVHMSQLGKMKIQEYND, encoded by the coding sequence ATGAACTTCGATCATTCCGAACAAACCCTGGAGCTGCTGGCGCGCTTGCAGCGCTTCATGGACACCTATATCGCGCCGCGGGAACAGGAACAGCATGACTGGGTCACCGACCCGGCCAGGGTCTGGCAACCCTGGCCCGGGCTTGAGGAGCTGAAGGAAAAGGCCCGCGCCGAAGGTCTGTGGAATCTGTTCCTGCCGAAGGAGTACGGTGATCTCAGCCCCGGACTCAGTAATCTGGAATACGCACCGCTGTGCGAAATCATGGGACGAATTCCCTGGTCCGCCGAGGTGTTCAACTGCTCCGCCCCGGACACAGGCAACATGGAAGTGCTCGCCAAATACGGCAATGCCGAACAACAGGAGCAATGGCTCAAGCCGCTGATGGACGGAGAAATCCGTTCCGCCTATCTGATGACGGAACCGCAGGTGGCCTCCTCCGACGCCACCAACATCGAAACCGAAATCAAGTCCGACGGCGACGACTACGTCATCAATGGCCGCAAGTGGTGGATCTCCGGCATCATGGATCCGCGCTGCAAGGTGCTGTTGTTAATGGGTAAAACGGACCCCGACGCGCCTCGCCATCAACAACAGTCCACCGTGATTATTCCCCGCGACACGCCAGGGATTCACATCGTCCGCAATCTGACGGTATTCGGCAGCCTCAACTCACCGGGCGGTGAAGCGGAGCTGCGCCTGGAGAATGTGCGTATCCCCAAGCGCAATCTGATTCTCGGCGAGGGATGCGGCTTCGAAATCGCCCAGGGTCGGCTCGGCCCGGGCCGCATTCACCATTGCATGCGCTCGATTGGCCAGGCTCAGCGCAGCCTCGAAATCATGGCCCGCCGGGTGGAGAATCGGGTGGCGTTCGGTCGCAAACTGTCCGAGCAAAGCAGTATTCGCCAGGACATCGCCCGTTCTTTTTGCGATATCGAACAAGCCCGCCTGCTAACACTGAAAGCCGCTGACCGTATGGACAAATACGGCAACAAGGACGCCAAGGATCTGATCGCGGCGATCAAGGTGGTGGCGCCACAGATGGCACAGAACGTGACCGACCGCGCTATCCAGGCCCATGGCGGCATGGGGGTCAGCGACGATACGCCGATCGCTCACTTCTTCACTCTGAACCGCTTCGTGCGCATCGCCGACGGCCCCGACGAAGTCCACATGTCGCAATTAGGTAAAATGAAGATTCAGGAATACAACGATTAA
- a CDS encoding SDR family NAD(P)-dependent oxidoreductase has product MNDLDFSGKTVLVVGGSSGIGNGIAQAFRRRGADVHVWGTRASAGDYADDEGSDLDGLGYSQVDVSDMDAIERLTPGFSQLDILIQCQGTVIYRRGEFEREGWDKVIAVNLDSLRACAMKFHSMLHESRGSMIVVSSTAAFHSTRGNPAYNASKAGAVALVRTLGEAWASDGISVNGIAPGLVATKLTSVTTENPKRLEASLANIPAGRLGTPADMAGAALFLASPLADYIRGQTLVVDGGLILS; this is encoded by the coding sequence ATGAATGATCTGGATTTCAGCGGGAAAACCGTTTTGGTGGTGGGCGGATCCAGCGGTATCGGTAACGGCATCGCTCAGGCATTCCGCCGGCGTGGTGCCGATGTGCACGTCTGGGGCACCCGTGCCAGCGCCGGCGATTACGCCGATGACGAAGGGTCCGATCTTGACGGTCTGGGCTACTCCCAGGTGGATGTCTCCGACATGGACGCCATTGAACGCCTCACTCCCGGCTTCTCTCAACTCGATATTCTGATTCAATGTCAGGGCACGGTGATTTATCGACGCGGTGAGTTCGAGCGAGAAGGCTGGGACAAAGTGATCGCGGTCAACCTCGATAGCCTGCGCGCCTGTGCCATGAAGTTTCATTCCATGTTGCACGAAAGCCGGGGCAGCATGATCGTGGTCAGTTCCACTGCCGCCTTCCATTCCACCCGCGGCAATCCCGCCTACAATGCTTCCAAGGCCGGCGCCGTGGCGTTGGTTCGCACGCTTGGGGAAGCCTGGGCTTCGGATGGCATCTCGGTAAACGGCATCGCCCCAGGGCTGGTCGCCACCAAGCTAACCAGCGTCACCACGGAAAACCCCAAACGTCTGGAGGCCTCTCTGGCCAATATTCCCGCCGGGCGCCTTGGCACCCCGGCGGATATGGCCGGCGCCGCGCTGTTTCTGGCTTCCCCCCTGGCGGACTACATTCGCGGCCAGACCCTGGTGGTGGACGGCGGACTGATCCTGTCCTGA
- a CDS encoding phosphotransferase family protein — MKDWQSLVDLRALNTWMEQQGLGKGDIENPLPLAGGTQNLLLRFQRHGKDYVLRRPPRHLRANSNDTMRREMRLLAALADTNVPHPRLLAACPEEDVIGVAFYLMEPIDGFNATCDFPESHGASADQVHRMGLSLVEGITALGAVDYEKVGLSGFGKPEGFLERQVPRWRAQLESYQAFSEWPGADGIPGVDRVGQWLERHRPDTFQPGIIHGDYHLANVLYCHDRPELAAIVDWELTTIGDPLIDLGWLLATTPDHLDLRINQEGDSLAAAFPDRQAMIEHYRTRSGRDLSHIEWYGVLACYKLGLILEGTYARACAGKAPMETGERLHNRTITLFERALGWIS, encoded by the coding sequence ATGAAGGACTGGCAATCGCTCGTCGATCTGCGGGCACTGAACACCTGGATGGAACAGCAGGGTCTGGGCAAAGGCGATATCGAGAATCCCCTGCCGCTAGCCGGCGGCACCCAGAATCTTCTGTTGCGCTTCCAACGTCACGGCAAGGACTATGTGCTGCGCCGCCCTCCCCGCCATCTACGCGCCAATTCCAACGACACCATGCGGCGGGAAATGCGTTTACTCGCCGCGCTGGCCGATACCAACGTGCCTCACCCGCGCCTGCTGGCCGCCTGCCCCGAAGAAGACGTGATTGGCGTTGCGTTCTATTTGATGGAGCCCATCGACGGCTTCAACGCCACTTGTGATTTTCCTGAGTCCCACGGCGCCAGCGCCGACCAGGTGCACCGCATGGGCCTGTCCCTGGTGGAAGGGATTACCGCTCTCGGCGCGGTGGATTACGAAAAAGTCGGACTGAGCGGCTTCGGCAAGCCCGAAGGCTTTCTGGAACGTCAGGTACCGCGCTGGCGCGCCCAGTTGGAAAGCTATCAGGCTTTTTCCGAATGGCCCGGTGCCGATGGTATTCCCGGCGTGGATCGCGTCGGCCAATGGTTGGAGCGTCATCGGCCCGACACATTTCAGCCCGGCATCATTCATGGCGACTACCATCTCGCCAACGTGCTTTACTGCCATGACCGTCCGGAACTGGCCGCCATTGTCGACTGGGAACTGACCACCATCGGCGATCCGCTTATCGACCTTGGCTGGCTGCTGGCCACCACCCCGGATCACCTGGATCTGCGGATCAATCAGGAAGGCGACTCATTGGCTGCGGCCTTTCCTGACCGGCAAGCGATGATCGAACACTACCGCACCCGCAGTGGTCGCGATCTCAGCCACATCGAATGGTACGGCGTGCTGGCCTGCTACAAGCTCGGCCTGATCCTGGAGGGCACCTACGCCCGCGCCTGTGCCGGCAAGGCGCCGATGGAAACCGGCGAGCGCCTGCATAACCGCACTATTACGCTGTTCGAGCGCGCTCTGGGCTGGATCTCCTGA
- a CDS encoding HpcH/HpaI aldolase/citrate lyase family protein, with protein sequence MAARASRDARTMLFVPATRLERVAKAQASGADLVIIDLEDAVSETDKAEARQALADFLEHATPPVFVRVNGASTDHFAADLALCAQADAVHGIMLPKTESAEDVQRARIDGKALWPLVESVRGVINIPHIAACDGIERLTFGALDLSLDLGAEAGSAGAVTVLDQCRAQLILHSRLNRLAGPVESVEPDFRNTEKVAAVALRAAQMGFTGMLCIHPGQIEPVRRAFSPTSEQLAWARRVVDGVAEHGATFQLDGQMVDEPVIQRARRLIATAE encoded by the coding sequence ATGGCCGCACGCGCTTCCCGTGATGCCCGCACCATGCTGTTCGTGCCCGCCACCCGTCTGGAGCGGGTGGCCAAGGCCCAGGCCAGCGGCGCGGACCTGGTGATCATCGATCTTGAAGATGCGGTGTCGGAAACGGATAAAGCCGAGGCCCGCCAAGCCCTGGCCGACTTCCTCGAGCACGCCACGCCCCCCGTGTTCGTGCGCGTGAATGGCGCCAGCACCGACCACTTCGCGGCGGATCTTGCCCTGTGTGCCCAAGCCGATGCGGTGCACGGCATCATGCTGCCGAAAACCGAAAGCGCCGAGGATGTTCAGCGTGCCCGCATTGACGGCAAGGCGCTGTGGCCACTGGTGGAAAGCGTGCGCGGCGTGATTAACATTCCGCACATCGCCGCCTGCGATGGCATCGAACGGCTCACCTTTGGGGCCTTGGATCTGAGTCTGGATCTGGGCGCGGAAGCCGGCAGCGCAGGCGCCGTTACCGTCCTGGATCAGTGCCGTGCGCAACTGATCCTGCACAGCCGGCTGAACCGTCTGGCCGGCCCGGTGGAAAGCGTGGAGCCGGATTTCCGTAATACGGAAAAAGTGGCAGCGGTGGCGTTGCGTGCCGCGCAAATGGGGTTCACCGGTATGCTCTGCATTCATCCCGGGCAGATCGAACCGGTGCGGCGGGCGTTTTCCCCCACCAGCGAGCAACTGGCATGGGCCCGTCGGGTGGTGGACGGCGTCGCCGAACACGGCGCCACTTTCCAGTTGGACGGACAGATGGTGGATGAGCCGGTGATTCAACGGGCCCGCCGTTTGATCGCCACGGCGGAATAA
- a CDS encoding CaiB/BaiF CoA transferase family protein — protein MSTTVSPRPLDGITVVSLEHAIAAPFCTRQLADMGARVIKVERPGVGDFARGYDERVHGLASHFVWTNRSKESLTLDLKHDTATPVLERLLEQADVLVQNLAPGAAARLGLSFDALHERFPKLIVCDISGYGEGGPYQDKKAYDLLIQSEGGFLSVTGTSDDMAKAGCSIADISAGMYAYTHILNALLLRQSTSKGSRIDVSMLESLVEWMNYPLYYAFEGAEPPPRTGAAHATIYPYGPFDTGDGGTVMLGLQNEREWRVFCEQVLLQAELADDERFASNSQRVHNRAALKSLILGVFAELDAEEVIRRLDDARIANAHVNDMHGVWRHPQLAARQRWTEIGSPKGPLPALLPPGASNAFEPRMDAVPDLGEHSAAILTELGYADGDIEQFQQAGVI, from the coding sequence ATGAGTACTACCGTTTCGCCCCGGCCCCTGGACGGCATTACCGTGGTCAGCCTGGAGCATGCCATCGCCGCGCCGTTCTGTACCCGCCAATTGGCGGACATGGGCGCGCGGGTGATCAAGGTGGAGCGCCCCGGCGTCGGCGACTTCGCCCGTGGCTATGATGAACGGGTCCACGGCCTGGCTTCCCACTTTGTCTGGACCAACCGCTCCAAGGAAAGCCTGACGCTGGATCTGAAACACGATACCGCCACACCGGTACTGGAACGCCTGCTTGAACAGGCCGACGTGCTGGTGCAGAACCTGGCTCCCGGCGCCGCCGCCCGCCTCGGACTGTCGTTCGACGCCCTGCATGAGCGTTTCCCCAAACTGATCGTTTGCGACATTTCCGGTTACGGCGAAGGCGGTCCTTACCAGGATAAGAAAGCCTACGATCTTCTGATCCAGAGCGAGGGTGGCTTCCTGTCCGTCACCGGCACCTCGGACGACATGGCCAAGGCCGGTTGTTCCATCGCTGACATTTCCGCCGGTATGTACGCCTACACTCATATTCTCAACGCTCTGCTGCTGCGCCAGAGCACCAGCAAAGGCAGTCGTATCGACGTCTCCATGCTGGAGAGTCTGGTGGAATGGATGAACTACCCGCTCTACTACGCGTTCGAAGGCGCCGAACCGCCGCCGCGCACCGGTGCCGCCCACGCTACTATCTATCCTTACGGCCCATTCGACACCGGCGATGGCGGCACCGTGATGCTGGGGCTGCAGAATGAACGGGAATGGCGAGTGTTCTGCGAACAGGTGCTGCTACAGGCGGAACTGGCCGACGATGAACGTTTCGCTTCCAATTCCCAACGGGTGCATAACCGGGCAGCGCTAAAATCATTGATCCTTGGCGTCTTCGCGGAGCTGGACGCCGAGGAAGTCATTCGCCGCCTCGACGACGCGCGCATTGCCAATGCCCATGTCAACGATATGCACGGCGTCTGGCGGCACCCGCAACTGGCCGCCCGGCAGCGCTGGACCGAGATTGGCAGTCCCAAGGGGCCGCTGCCGGCCTTGCTTCCTCCCGGAGCCAGCAATGCTTTCGAACCGCGCATGGACGCAGTACCGGATCTGGGGGAACACAGCGCGGCCATTCTTACCGAATTGGGCTACGCTGACGGCGACATCGAACAATTCCAACAGGCGGGAGTAATCTGA